The following coding sequences lie in one Mycobacterium gordonae genomic window:
- a CDS encoding PIN domain-containing protein, with translation MYRAVLDTCALVPSLQRDFLLQLATEEAYAPVWGSGILFELDYVLASLHDRRGITDSANRRQHLFDQLKEAFPGSEVHAPKDREYNYGLADPDDGHVAHAAIIGKVDAIVTDDRRAGFSAAGVLVEADIETVHPHQFAANTVSAHPHAGARALREMSNRRTNPPQTAEQILELLVTRHNMTEVAEILLPLLPDTEDPPHQAG, from the coding sequence GTGTATCGCGCCGTCCTCGACACCTGCGCCCTCGTGCCGAGCCTTCAGCGCGACTTTCTGTTGCAGCTGGCCACCGAGGAGGCCTACGCGCCTGTTTGGGGGTCTGGGATCCTCTTTGAGCTGGACTACGTCCTCGCCAGCTTGCACGACAGGCGCGGGATCACCGATAGCGCCAATCGCCGTCAGCACCTTTTCGACCAGCTAAAGGAGGCGTTCCCTGGTTCAGAAGTTCACGCACCCAAAGACCGCGAATACAACTACGGGCTAGCCGATCCCGATGACGGCCACGTCGCCCACGCCGCGATCATCGGCAAAGTCGACGCCATCGTCACAGATGATCGCCGGGCCGGGTTCAGCGCAGCGGGCGTGCTGGTGGAGGCCGACATCGAAACCGTGCACCCACATCAGTTCGCCGCTAACACGGTGTCAGCACACCCGCATGCAGGGGCCCGTGCGTTGCGAGAGATGTCGAATCGCCGAACCAACCCGCCGCAGACCGCCGAGCAGATCCTCGAATTACTAGTGACGCGGCACAACATGACCGAGGTCGCCGAGATACTACTCCCGCTGTTGCCGGATACCGAAGACCCGCCTCACCAAGCGGGCTAA
- a CDS encoding multicopper oxidase family protein produces the protein MDSAFLRRRLWESPVDRRTFLALAAATAGAGVIRSAAPARAGGEELRDLDQVSSQDGVLDYTLEVVTNPVDLGGRQVTLETYNGQFPGPILRIRQGDNLRLLLKNRIVPVGIPTNNVFMVPYCASKSNDPRFDTRRACVHDFWNRWERRATILQELVDTNLHTHGLQVSPEDPGDNVGLQLGPLQDHQYSYNIAANQPTGLHWYHPHFHTATAHQLWNGLCGPIIVEGEIDAVPEIAEMRERTIVINEMWIADDSAEVPFAVVVPMAGHAPFESIPAVPSSMYFPLNGQVLPDISIKPGEAQRWRVLNACPHRSIWLHVEGHTLHQIGTDGTPYPAPRPRANIMLAAGNRAEFIVKGGEPGRYRVYAAAYDQGHPGGPRPAMALGTLVVRGASVTSRMPTTLVEPPRMPNLPVARRRTMVFSGDITGRTGMGVQFLIDGQEFDHHRIDAEVEAGTIEEWTLINEDVFQHPIHIHVNPFQVVDIHGIPDGDTSWQTEPDVWWDTFRLPPFGRYTLRMYFRPDVTGTTVYHCHILPHEDRGMMGLLKIDPPGQHEQHEHHTMG, from the coding sequence ATGGATTCTGCCTTTCTCCGGCGTCGCCTCTGGGAAAGTCCGGTGGACCGCAGGACTTTTCTGGCGTTGGCTGCTGCAACGGCCGGTGCGGGCGTCATCCGAAGTGCCGCTCCGGCACGGGCCGGAGGCGAAGAGCTTCGGGATCTGGACCAGGTGTCCAGCCAGGACGGTGTCCTGGACTACACCCTGGAGGTGGTGACCAATCCGGTCGACCTGGGTGGTCGGCAGGTGACGCTGGAGACCTATAACGGCCAGTTCCCGGGACCGATCTTGCGGATCAGGCAGGGGGACAACCTGCGGTTACTGCTCAAGAACCGCATCGTCCCGGTGGGGATCCCGACCAACAACGTGTTCATGGTGCCCTACTGCGCCTCCAAGTCCAACGACCCGCGCTTCGATACCCGGCGGGCCTGCGTCCACGACTTCTGGAACCGTTGGGAGAGAAGGGCAACCATCCTGCAGGAGCTGGTGGACACCAACCTGCACACGCACGGGTTGCAGGTCTCTCCGGAAGATCCAGGGGACAACGTCGGACTTCAGCTGGGCCCCCTGCAGGATCACCAGTACAGCTACAACATCGCCGCCAACCAACCGACAGGCCTGCACTGGTATCACCCACATTTCCACACGGCGACAGCGCATCAGCTGTGGAACGGGCTGTGCGGTCCCATCATCGTCGAGGGCGAGATCGACGCGGTTCCCGAGATAGCCGAGATGCGGGAACGCACCATCGTCATTAACGAGATGTGGATCGCGGACGACAGCGCTGAGGTGCCCTTTGCCGTCGTGGTCCCGATGGCCGGTCACGCGCCGTTCGAATCCATTCCCGCGGTGCCGTCGTCGATGTATTTCCCGCTCAACGGTCAGGTACTGCCGGACATCAGCATCAAACCGGGCGAGGCGCAACGCTGGCGGGTTCTCAATGCCTGCCCACATCGCTCGATCTGGTTGCATGTCGAAGGCCACACCCTGCATCAGATCGGCACCGACGGAACGCCCTATCCCGCGCCCAGACCCCGAGCGAACATCATGCTGGCCGCGGGCAATCGGGCGGAGTTCATCGTCAAAGGCGGCGAGCCCGGACGGTACCGGGTTTACGCCGCAGCCTACGATCAGGGCCACCCCGGCGGCCCCCGTCCGGCCATGGCGCTGGGCACGTTGGTGGTGCGTGGCGCCTCCGTTACCAGCCGCATGCCTACAACCTTGGTGGAGCCGCCTCGGATGCCCAACCTGCCGGTGGCCCGACGCCGCACCATGGTGTTCTCCGGTGACATCACCGGCCGGACCGGCATGGGTGTGCAGTTTCTCATCGACGGGCAGGAGTTCGACCACCACCGGATCGACGCCGAAGTGGAGGCCGGCACGATCGAAGAGTGGACCCTCATCAACGAGGATGTCTTTCAGCACCCAATTCATATACACGTCAACCCGTTTCAAGTCGTCGACATCCACGGCATTCCGGACGGCGACACGAGTTGGCAAACGGAACCCGATGTTTGGTGGGACACTTTCCGGCTACCGCCGTTCGGTCGCTACACCCTGCGCATGTATTTCCGCCCGGACGTGACGGGCACGACCGTCTACCACTGCCACATCCTGCCGCATGAGGACAGAGGAATGATGGGCCTGCTGAAGATCGATCCGCCCGGACAGCACGAACAGCACGAACACCACACGATGGGGTGA
- a CDS encoding helicase-related protein, with translation MLLEELKPGLRVDGLIPAAVITVVATQWHGTDALELTYKTAAGHLGQQVLFRKDQDALTIAQSGSRPFDAAASDFKLVAEAQRIQLAGLFDPMLAVATSDVRPLPHQIRAVYGELLPRTPLRFLLADDPGAGKTIMAGLYIKELILRDDVKQCLIVAPGGLVEQWQDELFFKFGLRFDLLTNQLIDANVNLNVFETNPLLIARMDQLSRNEELQKQLKDTEWDLVIVDEAHRMGAHYFGAKLEKTKRFLLGELLGSITRHLLLMTATPHSGKEEDFQLFLTLLDRDRFEGKHKKTADTSGIMRRMVKEDLLTFEGKKLFPERIAETVPYELTALEYELYEQVTAYVREGMNRADRVGGKRKNTVGFALTVLQRRLASSPEAIYRSLVRRTERLERKKQEILNGTYVEKDPSIDVSALDADEYNADEIEELEEELLDAATAAQTVEELDAELLELAELTNVAKQVRDSGTDRKWTELSTILQDNALTTDKDGVPRKFIIFTEHRDTLDYLTARIRSLLGKPDAVQAIHGGVRRLERRVITEEFTKNRGCQILLATDAAGEGLNLQAAHLMVNYDLPWNPNRIEQRFGRIHRIGQEEVCRLWNLVASNTREGDVFVRLLVKIEEQRKAYGGKVFDVLGEAFAETSLRDLLLQAIRYGDQPEVKAKMHEVIDGQVSEGLKELLEERSLASEHLAEADLEELRAAMDEARARRLQPHYIELAFKSAFTRLGGRIVKRERGRYEIANVPAQVRSGKFGPIATRYDRVTFDLGQVQPDGLVRADLLAPGHPLHDAVMDEAIRRHGAVLNSGTVLVSSTLEEPHLLVGVVEEVADATGATVSRRFGYAYVDSMGTVSPAGPAPYLDCVAAPDVSVVLAARQLPWLADAEDRAISWIIANQLPAYLAEVQPRRAAELTKTRELVTKRLEHERDRLILDATVAAEKEQAGEKAKESAESLNRKAVELDARLRRRLATVDQQAQMSTKPPRILTAALVLPVRMLEADLPATAPIHAKETKEVERRGVDLVLARERQLGRTPVEQAFNNKGFDVLSYAPNGDTYRIEVKARIDRAKDFFVTHNEVMVGKNAAPRYRLALVTVDPRGVQHDEVRYLDDPFATTDLGDFDSTGIRGDWAKMWARGSEPF, from the coding sequence GTGCTGCTTGAGGAGCTCAAGCCGGGGCTGCGTGTCGACGGGTTGATCCCGGCCGCGGTAATCACGGTCGTCGCCACCCAATGGCACGGCACCGATGCCCTTGAGCTGACCTACAAGACCGCGGCAGGTCACCTTGGCCAACAAGTCCTGTTTCGCAAGGACCAGGATGCACTGACAATCGCCCAATCCGGCAGCCGACCCTTCGATGCCGCCGCATCCGACTTCAAACTCGTCGCCGAGGCTCAGCGCATCCAGCTGGCTGGCCTATTCGACCCGATGCTCGCCGTGGCCACCAGCGACGTGCGTCCGCTGCCGCATCAAATCCGCGCGGTCTACGGCGAGCTTCTCCCCCGCACCCCGTTGAGGTTCCTGCTCGCTGACGATCCGGGCGCCGGAAAAACCATCATGGCCGGCCTCTACATCAAAGAGCTGATTCTCCGCGACGACGTCAAGCAGTGCCTTATCGTCGCACCGGGCGGACTGGTCGAGCAGTGGCAGGACGAACTGTTCTTCAAATTCGGGCTGCGCTTCGACCTGCTGACCAATCAGCTGATCGACGCCAACGTGAACCTCAACGTGTTCGAGACCAACCCGCTGCTGATCGCCCGCATGGACCAGCTGTCCCGCAACGAGGAGCTGCAGAAGCAGCTCAAGGACACCGAGTGGGACTTGGTGATCGTTGACGAGGCCCACCGCATGGGCGCCCACTACTTCGGCGCCAAGTTGGAAAAGACGAAGCGCTTCCTGCTCGGCGAGCTGCTTGGTTCCATCACCCGCCACCTGCTGCTGATGACGGCCACCCCGCACTCCGGCAAGGAAGAAGACTTCCAGCTCTTCCTCACCCTGCTGGACCGCGACCGCTTCGAAGGCAAGCATAAGAAGACCGCCGACACCAGCGGCATCATGCGCCGAATGGTCAAGGAAGACCTGCTCACCTTTGAGGGCAAGAAACTCTTCCCCGAACGCATCGCCGAAACCGTCCCCTATGAGCTCACCGCGCTGGAATACGAACTGTACGAACAGGTCACCGCCTACGTCCGCGAGGGCATGAACCGCGCCGACCGGGTCGGCGGCAAGCGCAAGAACACCGTAGGCTTCGCCCTCACCGTGCTGCAACGCCGACTTGCTTCCAGCCCCGAGGCCATCTACCGCAGCCTCGTCCGCCGCACCGAGCGCCTGGAACGCAAGAAGCAAGAGATCCTCAACGGCACCTACGTCGAGAAGGACCCCAGTATCGACGTCAGCGCCCTAGACGCTGACGAGTACAACGCCGACGAAATCGAAGAGCTTGAGGAAGAGCTGCTCGACGCCGCCACCGCCGCCCAAACCGTCGAGGAACTCGACGCCGAGCTGCTCGAACTCGCCGAGCTGACGAACGTCGCCAAGCAGGTTCGCGACTCGGGCACCGACCGCAAATGGACCGAGCTGAGCACGATCCTGCAGGACAACGCGCTGACCACCGACAAGGACGGGGTGCCGCGCAAGTTCATCATCTTCACCGAGCACCGCGACACGTTGGACTACCTGACCGCGAGGATCCGCTCGCTGCTCGGCAAGCCGGATGCGGTGCAGGCCATCCACGGCGGTGTTCGCCGGCTGGAACGCCGAGTGATCACCGAGGAGTTCACCAAGAATCGCGGCTGTCAGATCCTGCTGGCCACTGACGCCGCCGGCGAGGGTCTAAACCTGCAGGCCGCGCATCTGATGGTCAACTACGACCTGCCGTGGAACCCCAACCGCATCGAGCAGCGCTTCGGCCGCATCCATCGGATCGGCCAAGAGGAAGTGTGTCGACTGTGGAACCTGGTTGCGAGCAACACTCGCGAAGGTGACGTGTTTGTGCGGTTGCTGGTAAAGATCGAAGAACAGCGAAAGGCCTATGGCGGCAAGGTTTTCGACGTACTCGGAGAGGCGTTTGCCGAAACTTCGTTGCGGGACCTGCTGCTGCAAGCGATCCGCTACGGCGATCAGCCCGAGGTGAAGGCGAAGATGCACGAGGTGATCGACGGGCAGGTGTCCGAAGGGTTGAAAGAATTGCTCGAAGAACGTTCCCTAGCTTCTGAACATCTCGCCGAGGCCGACCTGGAGGAGCTGCGCGCTGCGATGGACGAAGCCCGAGCACGCCGGCTCCAGCCGCACTACATCGAGTTGGCTTTCAAGTCTGCATTTACCAGGCTGGGCGGGCGCATCGTCAAACGTGAGCGGGGCCGCTACGAAATCGCGAACGTCCCTGCACAGGTCCGGTCAGGCAAGTTCGGGCCGATTGCCACCAGGTACGACCGAGTCACATTCGACCTCGGGCAAGTCCAGCCCGACGGACTGGTCCGTGCTGACCTGCTCGCGCCCGGACATCCGCTGCACGACGCGGTGATGGATGAGGCGATTCGCCGCCACGGCGCTGTCTTGAACAGCGGCACCGTGTTGGTGTCCTCCACGCTGGAGGAACCGCACCTGCTGGTTGGTGTGGTCGAGGAGGTCGCCGACGCGACTGGCGCGACAGTGTCGCGACGGTTCGGGTACGCCTATGTCGACAGCATGGGCACGGTGAGCCCGGCCGGCCCAGCGCCCTACCTTGACTGCGTGGCCGCCCCCGACGTGTCGGTGGTGCTGGCCGCGCGGCAGCTCCCATGGCTAGCCGACGCAGAAGACCGGGCGATCAGTTGGATCATCGCCAACCAGCTCCCGGCGTACCTGGCCGAGGTGCAGCCCAGGCGTGCCGCCGAATTGACCAAGACTCGCGAGCTAGTCACGAAACGCCTTGAACACGAACGAGATCGACTAATCCTTGATGCGACGGTTGCTGCCGAGAAGGAGCAAGCCGGTGAGAAGGCTAAGGAGTCGGCTGAAAGCTTGAACCGCAAAGCCGTCGAGCTGGACGCCCGGCTGCGCAGGCGGTTGGCAACCGTCGATCAGCAGGCGCAGATGTCGACAAAGCCGCCACGCATCCTCACTGCGGCGCTCGTTCTGCCGGTCAGGATGCTTGAAGCAGATCTGCCAGCGACGGCGCCGATCCATGCGAAGGAAACTAAAGAAGTCGAACGCCGCGGAGTGGACCTGGTGCTCGCCCGAGAACGACAGCTCGGGCGCACCCCGGTCGAACAGGCCTTCAACAACAAGGGTTTTGACGTCCTATCGTATGCGCCCAATGGTGACACCTACCGCATCGAAGTCAAGGCGCGCATCGACCGCGCAAAAGACTTCTTCGTCACCCACAACGAGGTAATGGTCGGCAAGAACGCAGCGCCCCGGTACCGGCTCGCCCTGGTGACGGTCGATCCGCGTGGGGTGCAGCACGACGAGGTGCGGTATCTCGACGACCCGTTCGCAACAACCGATCTCGGCGATTTCGACTCGACCGGTATCCGCGGCGATTGGGCGAAAATGTGGGCACGCGGATCGGAGCCGTTTTGA
- a CDS encoding rolling circle replication-associated protein — translation MPSIASSAAIPSPSTQGSASSSQHQSLRHGSAGASVGGRSRAPEAAQAAGRESDSGRPDVDRGNGLNPAPAGGLVICAENVRDSLADGVATGDLRAIDALGLRFPSPEMVTAAAALFEPAAPWASGPDRRGTEPESGRFRITVGPGVVRLGWTNPVRVAKAAERAVGHHQRDVEDAKLKIRDDLASTGGNDAQAVVSSTRRSPTENAQHSSSGVITEWSRKSRSAMCRTFAELDYSPLVESDRVPAMVTLTYPGDWEVVAPDGASVKRHMVLWRKRFQREYCESACYIWKLEFQRRGAPHIHLWMAPPMSPGRSGRGFAQWLSETWAQIVDHPDPVQKARHRLAGTAIDVRNGLKACDPKRLAIYFTKHSSPNLHGDKEYQHIVPELWRQPGRGPGRFWGVYGLKKAITVVEVAQDAYIAARRIVRRWSRNQAVYGDSGSRFPTSVVPRTAIRLVSRLDRKSGVAVHRRVRRRRTLCCQSGLAGGYALVNDGPTFAAQLAAGLASGAWSSISPSKAPTEIVGRVSVHG, via the coding sequence ATGCCCAGCATCGCCTCATCAGCCGCCATACCGTCACCCTCGACGCAGGGCTCGGCATCGTCATCGCAACACCAGTCTTTGCGGCACGGTTCTGCCGGCGCCTCGGTTGGCGGTAGGTCGCGAGCGCCCGAGGCCGCCCAGGCCGCAGGGCGCGAGAGCGACAGTGGTCGGCCGGACGTCGACCGAGGCAACGGCCTCAACCCGGCCCCGGCCGGCGGGCTTGTTATATGTGCCGAAAATGTCCGCGACTCGCTTGCCGACGGGGTCGCGACTGGCGATCTGCGGGCGATCGACGCATTGGGGCTGCGATTCCCCAGCCCCGAGATGGTCACCGCAGCCGCAGCATTGTTCGAGCCGGCGGCACCGTGGGCTTCCGGTCCTGACCGTCGAGGCACCGAACCTGAATCGGGACGTTTTCGCATCACCGTCGGCCCCGGCGTCGTGCGACTCGGGTGGACCAATCCCGTCCGGGTCGCGAAAGCCGCCGAGCGGGCCGTTGGTCATCACCAACGTGACGTCGAGGATGCCAAGCTGAAAATCAGAGACGACCTCGCCAGCACAGGCGGGAACGATGCTCAGGCCGTCGTGTCTTCGACACGACGGAGTCCTACGGAAAACGCCCAGCACAGTTCCAGTGGTGTCATCACCGAGTGGTCCCGAAAATCACGGTCGGCGATGTGCCGCACCTTCGCCGAACTCGACTACAGCCCGCTAGTGGAGTCTGATCGTGTCCCGGCGATGGTCACGCTCACCTATCCGGGTGACTGGGAGGTCGTCGCGCCGGATGGCGCCAGCGTGAAGCGACACATGGTGTTGTGGCGCAAGCGCTTTCAACGTGAGTATTGCGAATCAGCCTGCTACATCTGGAAGTTGGAGTTTCAGCGGCGCGGCGCCCCTCACATTCATCTCTGGATGGCACCACCCATGTCACCGGGCCGCTCGGGCCGGGGCTTCGCACAGTGGCTGTCCGAGACTTGGGCACAGATCGTCGACCACCCCGACCCGGTGCAGAAAGCTCGCCACCGGCTCGCCGGAACAGCCATCGACGTGCGTAATGGACTGAAGGCCTGCGACCCTAAACGGCTGGCCATCTACTTCACCAAGCATTCATCGCCAAATCTGCACGGCGACAAGGAATATCAGCACATCGTTCCCGAACTGTGGCGGCAACCCGGACGCGGCCCCGGCAGATTCTGGGGCGTGTACGGACTCAAGAAAGCCATCACCGTGGTCGAGGTCGCTCAGGACGCATACATCGCTGCTCGCCGTATCGTCCGGCGCTGGTCACGCAACCAAGCGGTTTACGGCGATTCAGGCAGCCGCTTCCCCACTTCGGTTGTGCCGCGCACGGCCATACGCCTGGTTTCGCGTCTCGACCGCAAGTCAGGCGTCGCAGTGCACCGGCGGGTGCGCCGACGACGAACGCTGTGTTGCCAAAGCGGGTTGGCCGGTGGCTACGCCCTTGTGAATGACGGTCCAACGTTTGCGGCTCAACTCGCCGCGGGGTTAGCGTCCGGCGCCTGGTCGAGTATCTCGCCGTCAAAAGCCCCCACGGAAATCGTCGGGCGCGTAAGTGTGCACGGCTGA
- a CDS encoding helix-turn-helix domain-containing protein, with product MSNASAEIVSPVPADADGLADVLSFMEAHEARHGTSPEPAFFLSGAGEHDRVELTEQLYEVLKRVAHALSHGQSISILTRDREISTQQAAEILGLSRPTVVRLIEDGELHAHVPGAVRRKLRLADVLAYREELRARRNRFITESSSEFADADADEVAELLAEAKRKH from the coding sequence ATGAGCAACGCCTCCGCGGAGATTGTGAGCCCGGTTCCGGCCGATGCCGATGGGCTTGCCGATGTCCTCAGCTTCATGGAGGCGCACGAGGCCCGTCACGGGACATCTCCCGAGCCTGCCTTCTTCTTGTCCGGCGCGGGCGAGCACGATCGTGTCGAACTGACCGAGCAGCTTTACGAAGTCCTCAAGCGTGTCGCCCACGCCCTCAGCCACGGCCAGTCCATAAGTATCTTGACTCGCGACCGCGAAATCTCCACCCAGCAGGCCGCCGAGATCCTCGGCCTGAGCCGCCCCACGGTAGTTCGCCTGATCGAGGACGGCGAGTTGCACGCGCACGTGCCCGGCGCTGTGCGTCGCAAGCTGCGGCTTGCCGATGTTCTTGCTTACCGCGAGGAGCTTCGCGCCCGACGCAACCGGTTTATCACCGAGAGCTCGTCGGAGTTCGCGGATGCCGACGCCGACGAAGTCGCCGAGTTACTCGCCGAGGCAAAACGCAAGCATTGA